One window from the genome of Erwinia sorbitola encodes:
- the acrR gene encoding multidrug efflux transporter transcriptional repressor AcrR, with translation MARNTKQQAQETRNQIIDAAIERFSEYGVSKTSLADIASSAGVTRGAIYWHFKNKTDLLNEIWAQSESVMADLELEYQSKYPSDPLSVMRGMLLYVLDATASDPRRRALMEIIYHKCEFVGEMATLQLMQQNLYLECYEKIEEVLAQCIDAKQLPENLDTRRAAVVMRGYITGIIENWLFMPNSFDLARDAPQLVETLIDMLLLCPTLRNSA, from the coding sequence ATGGCACGAAATACCAAACAACAAGCGCAGGAAACTCGCAATCAGATCATCGATGCCGCTATCGAACGTTTCTCTGAATATGGCGTTTCTAAAACGTCACTGGCTGATATCGCCTCAAGTGCTGGCGTGACGCGGGGTGCAATCTACTGGCATTTCAAAAATAAAACTGATTTGCTCAATGAAATCTGGGCGCAGTCCGAATCCGTAATGGCGGACCTGGAGCTTGAGTATCAATCAAAATATCCTTCTGATCCACTTTCTGTGATGCGCGGTATGTTGCTCTATGTCCTTGACGCAACAGCCAGTGACCCAAGAAGACGTGCGCTTATGGAAATTATTTACCACAAGTGTGAATTTGTTGGTGAGATGGCCACTCTGCAACTGATGCAGCAAAACCTCTATCTGGAGTGTTATGAGAAGATAGAAGAGGTATTAGCTCAATGCATTGATGCAAAACAACTCCCCGAAAATCTCGATACCCGGCGTGCCGCTGTTGTGATGCGCGGCTATATTACCGGCATTATTGAGAACTGGTTATTTATGCCAAACAGCTTTGATCTGGCGCGCGATGCTCCGCAACTGGTAGAGACGCTTATTGATATGCTGTTACTCTGCCCGACGCTGCGTAACTCCGCTTAA
- a CDS encoding YbaY family lipoprotein, producing MKLWHVLSGAALAVAISGCADKSKDVPTPTLGSQVNGQKAVIQQPNVSGTVWIRQKVALPPNAVLTVTLSDASQADAPSKVLAQRAVRTNGKQAPFQFTLPFNPAEIQPNARILLSAAVMVEDKMLFITDSVKQVVTTGGTHQDLTLVPVPSVAMPSQSGATTTVPSTSPTQVSPSSAVPAPTSL from the coding sequence ATGAAACTCTGGCATGTATTAAGTGGTGCAGCGCTGGCTGTAGCTATTTCAGGCTGTGCTGATAAAAGCAAAGATGTGCCGACGCCAACTCTGGGCTCTCAGGTGAATGGTCAGAAGGCGGTGATACAGCAGCCTAACGTGAGCGGTACGGTCTGGATCCGTCAGAAAGTGGCACTGCCGCCGAATGCTGTACTGACGGTGACGCTGTCCGATGCTTCTCAGGCGGATGCACCGTCTAAAGTTCTGGCGCAGCGCGCTGTACGCACCAATGGTAAACAGGCACCGTTCCAGTTTACCCTGCCATTTAATCCAGCTGAAATTCAGCCTAACGCACGTATCCTGCTGAGTGCAGCGGTGATGGTGGAAGATAAAATGCTGTTTATCACTGATTCAGTGAAGCAGGTTGTCACCACCGGCGGAACACACCAGGATCTGACGCTGGTTCCAGTGCCTTCTGTGGCGATGCCATCGCAGAGCGGGGCGACAACCACGGTGCCTTCTACCTCACCAACTCAGGTTTCCCCTTCCTCGGCTGTTCCGGCTCCTACCTCGCTGTAA
- a CDS encoding metal ABC transporter ATP-binding protein — MIVLNQLVVGYQYRAVTPALGGEFMRGSMTALVGANGCGKSTLLKTICGMLPAVSGSLSFTAPRPSIAWLPQHSEIEKNFPLTVFDLVAMGFWRRCGWLRGISRGQRQQAMQALERVDMLSCADAAPGTLSGGQLQRVLFARLLVQDAELLLLDEPFTGVDSHTVALLLELLAERHRAGCTLIVVLHDMATVAQHFPQVLRLKEQHSEWSCSDCGVTGLSFGRNEGASA; from the coding sequence ATGATCGTACTTAATCAACTTGTTGTTGGCTATCAGTATCGTGCGGTTACCCCCGCGCTTGGCGGCGAATTTATGCGTGGCAGTATGACCGCACTGGTTGGGGCCAACGGCTGTGGTAAGTCAACGCTGCTGAAAACTATTTGCGGAATGTTGCCCGCAGTTAGTGGCTCATTAAGCTTTACTGCTCCGCGTCCCTCCATTGCGTGGTTGCCGCAGCATTCTGAAATTGAGAAAAACTTCCCGCTTACCGTGTTTGATCTGGTGGCGATGGGGTTCTGGCGGCGCTGTGGCTGGCTGCGGGGGATCTCCCGCGGGCAGCGTCAGCAGGCAATGCAGGCGCTGGAGCGGGTAGATATGTTGTCCTGTGCCGATGCTGCGCCGGGTACGCTGTCCGGAGGTCAGCTGCAACGTGTGCTGTTTGCCCGGCTGCTGGTACAGGATGCGGAACTGTTACTACTGGACGAGCCTTTCACCGGCGTTGACAGTCATACCGTAGCGCTGCTGCTGGAGCTGCTGGCAGAGCGCCATCGTGCGGGGTGCACACTGATCGTTGTTTTACATGATATGGCGACAGTGGCGCAGCACTTCCCGCAGGTATTACGCCTGAAAGAGCAGCATAGCGAGTGGTCGTGCAGCGATTGCGGTGTGACCGGGCTGAGTTTCGGACGTAATGAAGGTGCCAGCGCATGA
- the rsmS gene encoding pleiotropic regulatory protein RsmS — translation MSLETAPEEVKLAVDLIMLLEENHIAPETVVAALAIVLRDFEQKVATRS, via the coding sequence ATGTCGCTGGAAACCGCGCCAGAAGAAGTCAAACTTGCTGTTGATTTGATTATGTTATTGGAAGAGAATCATATTGCGCCAGAAACCGTAGTGGCTGCACTGGCAATAGTGCTGCGAGATTTTGAACAAAAAGTCGCAACACGATCTTGA
- a CDS encoding MGMT family protein: MNPEHDTFQQRVYQIVAAVPYGFVTTYGEIAQLAGSPRAARQVGGVLKRLPAGSKLPWHRVINRKGEISLAGDDLGRQRSALLKEGIQVSPEGKIDLTRYRWHP; encoded by the coding sequence ATGAATCCCGAACACGACACTTTTCAACAACGCGTCTACCAGATTGTAGCGGCTGTCCCCTATGGCTTTGTGACCACTTATGGTGAAATTGCCCAGCTGGCGGGTTCCCCACGTGCCGCGCGTCAGGTCGGCGGTGTGCTGAAACGTTTGCCAGCAGGCAGCAAATTGCCCTGGCATCGCGTGATTAATCGTAAAGGTGAGATTTCGTTGGCAGGTGACGATCTTGGCAGGCAGCGCAGTGCCTTATTAAAAGAGGGTATTCAGGTGTCGCCTGAGGGGAAGATTGACCTGACGCGCTATCGCTGGCATCCGTAA
- a CDS encoding GlsB/YeaQ/YmgE family stress response membrane protein, with translation MGLISWLIIGLLVGFIARYFFPGRPGGLVPALVLAAVGALIGGYISTYINYGTLATIDPRAMLIALAGALLMTVVVKILRI, from the coding sequence ATGGGCCTGATCTCCTGGCTGATTATCGGCCTGCTGGTGGGCTTTATTGCCCGTTATTTCTTCCCCGGTCGGCCAGGCGGGCTGGTTCCTGCGCTGGTACTCGCTGCGGTGGGAGCGCTAATCGGCGGCTATATCAGCACCTATATCAATTACGGCACACTGGCCACCATTGACCCTCGCGCCATGTTAATAGCGCTGGCGGGTGCACTGTTGATGACAGTCGTCGTCAAAATTTTACGCATCTGA
- a CDS encoding type B 50S ribosomal protein L31 produces the protein MKQGIHPAYRQVVFHDTTADAYFVVGSTIKTDRTIEHEGKVMPYVLLDVSSASHVYYTGKQKEFAKEGSAARFSQRFGGFLGVMKK, from the coding sequence ATGAAACAGGGTATTCATCCTGCTTACCGCCAGGTGGTATTCCATGACACCACGGCTGATGCTTACTTTGTGGTGGGCTCCACCATCAAAACTGACAGAACAATTGAACACGAAGGTAAAGTGATGCCGTATGTCCTGCTGGACGTCTCTTCTGCCTCACATGTTTATTACACCGGTAAACAGAAAGAGTTTGCTAAAGAAGGGAGCGCTGCACGTTTCAGTCAGCGTTTTGGCGGTTTTCTTGGCGTAATGAAAAAGTAA
- a CDS encoding HHA domain-containing protein: protein MTDKLLTKTDYLMRLRRCRSIDTLERVIEKNKYELSDDELAIFYSAADHRLAELTMNKLYDKVPVAVWKFVR, encoded by the coding sequence ATGACAGACAAACTTTTAACGAAAACTGATTATCTTATGCGCCTCAGACGCTGTCGTTCAATCGACACGCTTGAGCGCGTGATAGAAAAGAACAAGTACGAATTATCTGATGACGAATTGGCTATATTCTATTCTGCTGCGGATCACCGCCTGGCAGAGCTAACGATGAATAAGCTGTACGACAAAGTTCCGGTAGCAGTCTGGAAGTTTGTTCGCTAA
- the acrB gene encoding multidrug efflux RND transporter permease subunit AcrB — translation MAKFFIDRPIFAWVISIIIMLAGVLSILKLPIEQYPNVAPTAIEITATYPGADAKTLQDSVTQVIEQNMNGIDGLMYMGSSSDSSGTLQLTLTFESGTDADIAQVQVQNKLQLAMPLLPQEVQQQGIKVQKSSSSFLMVAGFINDNGTMTQNDLSDYVGSNIKDPISRVSGVGDTQLFGAQYAMRIWMDPHKLNNYSLTPVDVISAINTQNAQVAAGQLGGSPPVKGQQLNASIIAQTRLTSAEEFGKILLKVNTDGSRVRLSDVAHIELGGENYEVIARFNGQPASGLGIKLATGANALDTAAAVKAELEKLKPFFPAGMKVVYPYDTTPFVKISINEVVKTLIEAIVLVFLVMYLFLQNFRATLIPTIAVPVVLLGTFAIISAFGYSINTLTMFGMVLAIGLLVDDAIVVVENVERVMAEEGLPPKEATRKSMEQIQGALVGIAMVLSAVFIPMAFFGGSTGVIYRQFSITIVSAMVLSVVVALVLTPALCATMLKPVAKGDHGKTTGFFGWFNRLFDKSTNHYTDSVGHIVRSTGRYMVLYLLIVIGMAFLFLRLPTSFLPEEDQGVFLTMAQLPAGATQERTQKVLDEVTDYYLNKEKATVNSVFTVNGFGFAGRGQNTGLAFVSLKPWGERSGAENKVPAIAGRAMGAFSSIKDAMVIPFNLPAIVELGQATGFDFQLIDQGGLGHEKLTAARNQLLGMIAQHPDVLVGVRPNGLEDTPQYKLTIDQEKAQALGVSLSDINTTLAAAWGGSYVNDFIDRGRVKKVYVMGEAPYRMLPGDIGNWYVRSSSGEMVSFNSFASANWVYGSPRLERYNGLPSMELLGQPAPGKSSGEAMNLMQDLASKLPTGIGYDWTGMSYQERLSGNQAPALYAISLIVVFLCLAALYESWSIPFSVMLVVPLGVVGALLFTTLRGLSNDVYFVVGLLTTVGLSAKNAILIVEFAKDLMEKEGKGLIEATLEAVRMRLRPILMTSLAFILGVLPLAISSGAGSGAQNAVGTGVMGGMVTATVLAIFFVPMFFVVVRRRFSKNKDELEHSHPVDSQHH, via the coding sequence ATGGCTAAGTTTTTTATCGATCGCCCCATCTTTGCCTGGGTAATCTCCATCATCATTATGTTGGCGGGTGTGCTGTCGATTCTTAAACTGCCGATCGAGCAATATCCTAACGTTGCTCCAACGGCAATTGAGATCACAGCAACCTACCCTGGTGCTGATGCGAAAACGCTGCAGGACTCCGTCACGCAGGTTATCGAACAAAATATGAACGGCATCGATGGCCTGATGTATATGGGTTCGAGCAGCGACTCCTCCGGGACGCTGCAGCTGACGCTGACATTTGAGTCAGGTACAGATGCCGATATCGCCCAGGTGCAGGTGCAGAACAAACTGCAACTGGCGATGCCGCTGTTACCACAGGAAGTACAGCAACAGGGGATTAAGGTTCAGAAATCCTCCAGTAGCTTCCTGATGGTGGCCGGTTTCATTAACGACAACGGCACCATGACGCAGAACGACCTCTCCGACTATGTCGGGTCAAATATTAAAGACCCTATCAGTCGAGTGTCTGGCGTCGGTGACACCCAGCTGTTCGGTGCGCAGTACGCCATGCGTATCTGGATGGATCCCCACAAGCTCAACAACTACTCACTGACGCCAGTTGATGTCATCAGTGCGATCAATACGCAGAACGCCCAGGTGGCGGCAGGCCAGCTAGGCGGTTCACCACCTGTTAAGGGTCAGCAGCTTAACGCCTCAATTATTGCGCAGACGCGCCTGACTTCGGCTGAAGAGTTCGGCAAAATTTTGCTGAAGGTTAACACCGATGGTTCACGTGTCCGCCTGAGCGACGTGGCACATATCGAGCTGGGTGGTGAAAACTACGAGGTTATTGCGCGCTTTAATGGGCAACCGGCATCGGGTCTGGGCATTAAACTGGCAACCGGCGCTAACGCACTGGATACCGCCGCAGCCGTTAAAGCAGAACTTGAAAAGCTGAAGCCTTTCTTCCCTGCCGGGATGAAAGTGGTTTATCCCTATGACACCACGCCATTCGTTAAGATCTCTATTAACGAAGTAGTGAAAACGCTGATTGAAGCTATCGTGCTGGTGTTCCTGGTAATGTATCTGTTCCTGCAAAACTTCCGCGCCACGCTGATCCCAACGATCGCCGTGCCGGTAGTACTGCTGGGTACGTTTGCCATTATCAGCGCCTTCGGGTATTCGATAAACACGCTAACAATGTTCGGGATGGTACTGGCCATCGGCCTGCTGGTGGATGATGCCATCGTAGTGGTAGAGAACGTCGAGCGTGTTATGGCCGAAGAGGGCCTGCCGCCGAAGGAAGCTACCCGTAAGTCGATGGAGCAGATCCAGGGTGCTCTGGTGGGTATTGCCATGGTGCTGTCAGCGGTATTCATCCCGATGGCATTCTTCGGCGGATCAACCGGCGTAATCTACCGTCAGTTCTCGATTACCATCGTTTCTGCGATGGTGCTGTCGGTGGTCGTTGCACTGGTACTGACTCCGGCACTTTGTGCCACCATGTTGAAACCTGTTGCTAAAGGCGATCACGGGAAAACTACCGGTTTCTTCGGCTGGTTTAACCGCCTGTTTGATAAAAGCACCAATCATTACACCGACAGTGTTGGGCACATTGTGCGCAGCACAGGCCGTTACATGGTGCTTTATCTGCTGATTGTTATCGGCATGGCGTTCCTGTTCCTGCGTCTGCCTACCTCCTTCCTTCCGGAAGAGGATCAGGGTGTGTTCCTGACGATGGCTCAACTTCCAGCTGGTGCCACCCAGGAACGTACTCAGAAAGTGCTGGATGAAGTAACGGATTACTACCTGAATAAAGAAAAAGCCACAGTTAACTCCGTCTTTACCGTTAACGGCTTTGGCTTTGCAGGTCGTGGTCAGAACACCGGTCTGGCTTTCGTCAGTCTTAAACCATGGGGCGAACGCTCTGGTGCCGAAAACAAAGTTCCGGCTATTGCCGGGCGGGCAATGGGTGCGTTCTCATCTATCAAAGATGCGATGGTCATCCCATTCAACCTGCCAGCAATTGTTGAACTGGGCCAGGCGACCGGCTTCGACTTCCAGCTTATCGATCAGGGCGGCCTCGGCCATGAGAAACTGACCGCAGCACGTAACCAGCTGCTGGGTATGATTGCTCAACACCCGGATGTACTGGTTGGTGTTCGTCCTAACGGTCTGGAAGATACACCACAGTACAAACTGACTATTGACCAGGAAAAAGCACAGGCGCTGGGGGTATCGTTGTCTGATATCAACACCACGCTGGCAGCTGCCTGGGGTGGCTCCTACGTTAATGACTTCATTGACCGTGGCCGCGTGAAGAAAGTTTACGTGATGGGTGAAGCCCCTTATCGTATGCTGCCTGGCGATATCGGTAACTGGTATGTACGCTCCTCCAGCGGCGAGATGGTGTCATTCAACTCCTTCGCCTCGGCCAACTGGGTGTATGGTTCACCTCGTCTGGAGCGTTATAACGGCCTGCCGTCTATGGAGCTGTTAGGTCAGCCTGCACCGGGTAAAAGCTCCGGTGAAGCAATGAACCTGATGCAGGATCTGGCGTCGAAACTGCCAACCGGTATCGGTTACGACTGGACAGGTATGTCTTACCAGGAACGCTTATCTGGTAACCAGGCTCCTGCTCTGTATGCTATCTCGCTGATCGTCGTGTTCCTGTGTCTGGCAGCACTGTATGAAAGCTGGTCGATTCCATTCTCGGTCATGCTGGTTGTACCGTTGGGTGTTGTCGGTGCACTGCTGTTTACGACGCTGCGTGGGTTGAGCAACGACGTTTACTTTGTTGTGGGGCTGCTAACAACCGTAGGGTTGTCAGCGAAGAACGCCATCCTGATAGTTGAGTTTGCTAAAGACTTGATGGAGAAAGAAGGTAAAGGGCTGATTGAGGCTACACTGGAGGCGGTGCGTATGCGTTTACGTCCAATTCTGATGACCTCCCTGGCATTTATCCTCGGTGTTCTGCCGCTGGCAATCAGTAGCGGTGCAGGTTCCGGTGCTCAGAACGCCGTAGGTACGGGCGTTATGGGCGGTATGGTAACCGCAACTGTGCTGGCTATCTTCTTCGTTCCTATGTTCTTCGTGGTGGTTCGTCGCCGCTTCAGCAAGAACAAAGATGAACTGGAACACAGCCACCCTGTTGATTCACAGCATCACTAA
- a CDS encoding metal ABC transporter permease: MMLIQPFIEFGFMRRALVACVALSLSATPLGVFLLLRRMSLVGDALSHAVLPGAAIGYLISGLSLVAMGVGGAIAGLTVALLSGAVSRYTPLREDASFAGFYLGSLALGVTLVSLRGSSVDLLHVLFGSLLAVDVPSIVLVSTISGVSLLIFSLIYRPLVIDAFDPTFLRAQNRWASPLVHGIFLVLVVVNLVAGFQVLGTLMSVGLMMLPAASARFWSRHLSGTLAAAMILATTASFSGLYASFYLSLPAGPAVVLSAAILFFISILIGPCGGIFSARKAWSMAKE, from the coding sequence ATGATGCTGATACAACCATTTATCGAATTTGGTTTTATGCGCCGTGCTCTGGTTGCCTGCGTGGCGTTATCACTCAGCGCAACTCCATTGGGCGTTTTTCTGTTACTACGCCGCATGAGCCTGGTGGGAGATGCTTTATCCCACGCCGTTCTGCCTGGCGCCGCAATTGGTTACCTTATTTCCGGCCTTTCGCTGGTGGCGATGGGCGTTGGGGGGGCAATTGCCGGGCTGACAGTGGCGCTGCTCTCCGGAGCTGTAAGCCGCTATACCCCATTGCGTGAAGATGCCAGTTTTGCTGGTTTCTATCTTGGCTCGCTGGCGCTGGGTGTCACGCTGGTGTCATTGCGGGGTTCCAGCGTGGATCTGCTACACGTACTGTTTGGTTCGCTGCTGGCTGTGGATGTCCCCTCAATAGTTCTGGTCAGTACCATCAGCGGTGTTTCACTGCTGATTTTTTCTCTGATCTACCGTCCGCTGGTGATTGATGCCTTCGACCCGACTTTTTTACGCGCTCAGAACCGCTGGGCATCACCGCTGGTGCACGGCATTTTTCTGGTGCTGGTGGTGGTGAATCTGGTGGCTGGGTTTCAGGTACTCGGCACGCTAATGAGCGTGGGACTGATGATGCTGCCTGCGGCCAGTGCACGTTTCTGGAGCCGGCATCTCTCCGGCACGCTGGCCGCGGCGATGATACTGGCTACCACCGCCAGCTTTAGTGGCCTTTACGCCTCATTTTATCTCTCATTACCCGCCGGGCCGGCCGTAGTACTCAGTGCGGCTATTCTGTTTTTTATTTCTATTTTAATCGGGCCTTGTGGTGGCATTTTTTCGGCACGTAAAGCATGGTCTATGGCAAAGGAGTAA
- the priC gene encoding primosomal replication protein PriC produces MKSAGLLQQLDMQFEQLARTVEPHANKRTGQARFDIKLFHCHTTRLGDYLLEIRQTLEQLKQSVKDNRTESVAWMAERVVMQMSALQRELATQTMRSNESRAAPVKENLYEKLAEHQGFERRLRAMISDRESLLATQETLAQQQQLQRELAALEGRLQRCLQALKRIERGIENRERGG; encoded by the coding sequence ATGAAAAGCGCAGGCTTACTGCAACAACTAGATATGCAATTTGAACAGCTTGCGCGCACCGTGGAGCCTCATGCCAACAAGCGCACCGGACAGGCGCGCTTCGATATCAAATTATTTCACTGCCACACCACGCGCCTGGGGGATTATTTACTGGAAATTCGTCAGACGCTCGAACAGTTGAAACAGAGCGTGAAAGATAATCGCACTGAAAGCGTGGCATGGATGGCCGAGCGCGTTGTTATGCAGATGAGCGCTCTGCAACGTGAACTGGCGACACAGACAATGCGCAGCAACGAATCTCGCGCGGCCCCGGTGAAAGAAAATCTGTATGAGAAGCTGGCGGAACATCAAGGTTTCGAGCGCCGCTTACGTGCGATGATCAGCGACCGTGAAAGCCTGCTGGCGACTCAGGAAACCCTGGCACAGCAGCAACAGTTGCAGCGCGAACTGGCTGCACTCGAAGGACGGCTGCAACGGTGCTTACAGGCGCTAAAGCGAATAGAACGCGGCATTGAAAATCGTGAACGTGGCGGTTAA
- the tomB gene encoding Hha toxicity modulator TomB, with amino-acid sequence MDEYSPRRHDIAQLKFLCESLYDESLATLGDSHHGWVNDPTSAVNLQLNDLIEHIAAFTMNYKIKHIEDFDLISQVDEYLDDTFMLFSNYGINVQDLQRWQKSAKRLFNIFAEECATSRIQASHSF; translated from the coding sequence ATGGACGAATACTCGCCGAGAAGGCATGATATTGCCCAGCTTAAATTCTTATGTGAAAGCCTGTATGATGAAAGCCTGGCAACATTAGGTGACAGTCATCATGGCTGGGTTAACGATCCCACCTCTGCTGTCAATCTACAGCTTAACGATCTGATTGAGCATATTGCAGCATTCACGATGAATTACAAAATTAAGCACATTGAGGATTTTGATCTGATAAGTCAGGTTGATGAATACCTTGATGACACTTTTATGTTGTTCAGCAATTACGGCATTAATGTTCAGGACTTACAACGCTGGCAAAAATCAGCGAAGCGACTTTTCAACATTTTTGCAGAAGAGTGCGCAACGAGCCGGATACAGGCGAGCCATTCCTTTTAG
- a CDS encoding metal ABC transporter substrate-binding protein, with amino-acid sequence MKKLPVVLALSALMAAPLAMAKTVEAVASFTVLADIVKNVGGEHVSVKSLVGPNGDPHSFEPTPKDSQALAHADLVFVSGLGMEGWMDRLITASGYKGQTVIASSGINTRKMEEDGQTITDPHAWNSMQNGVTYATNVMNALIAADPQDAEYFRQRGGDYIEQLKQLDSWAQKSFSAIPQDKRKVLTSHDAFGYFGQRYGVKFLSPVGFSTESEASASDVAALITQLKSEKIHVYFIENQTDPRLVKQIATSGGATSGGELYPEALSARGGSADSYIAAFKHNVNTMINSMK; translated from the coding sequence ATGAAGAAGTTACCTGTAGTGCTGGCGCTATCAGCGTTAATGGCTGCCCCGCTGGCGATGGCAAAAACAGTGGAAGCGGTAGCCAGTTTTACCGTGCTGGCGGACATTGTGAAAAATGTTGGTGGTGAACATGTCAGTGTTAAAAGCCTGGTTGGCCCAAACGGAGACCCCCACAGCTTTGAACCAACGCCAAAAGATAGCCAGGCACTGGCTCATGCTGATCTGGTTTTCGTCAGTGGTCTGGGAATGGAAGGGTGGATGGATCGTCTGATTACCGCATCCGGCTATAAAGGCCAGACGGTGATAGCATCCAGCGGTATTAATACCCGTAAGATGGAAGAGGATGGCCAGACGATTACCGATCCGCATGCATGGAACAGTATGCAGAATGGCGTGACCTATGCCACCAATGTGATGAATGCGCTGATTGCTGCCGATCCGCAAGATGCCGAATATTTCCGCCAGCGTGGCGGTGACTATATCGAACAGTTAAAACAGCTTGATAGCTGGGCACAAAAATCTTTTAGTGCTATCCCGCAGGACAAACGAAAAGTACTGACCAGCCATGATGCCTTTGGTTATTTCGGCCAGCGTTATGGAGTGAAATTCCTGTCGCCGGTTGGATTTTCCACTGAGTCAGAGGCCAGTGCCTCTGACGTTGCCGCTTTGATAACCCAATTGAAGAGTGAAAAAATACACGTTTATTTTATTGAAAATCAGACTGATCCGCGTCTGGTCAAGCAGATTGCCACCTCCGGCGGTGCAACTTCCGGCGGGGAACTCTACCCTGAGGCATTGAGCGCCAGGGGCGGATCCGCAGACAGCTATATCGCAGCTTTCAAACATAACGTTAATACAATGATTAACAGTATGAAGTGA
- a CDS encoding efflux RND transporter periplasmic adaptor subunit: MNKNRGLTPLAAVLMLSGSLVLTGCDNKESQQAGQQQAPEVGIKTLKSAPLKITTDLPGRTSSFRIAEVRPQVSGIILKRNFVEGSDIKAGESLYQIDPATYQAAYNSAKGDLAQAQANAQIAALTVKRYKPLLGTKYISQQDYDTAMATQSQTAAAVQAAQATVETARINLAYTRVTSPISGRIGKSSVTEGALVANAQTTALATVQQLDPIYVDVTQSSEDFMRLRDELNSGKLQQTNGKAEVKLLTQNGSEYAQSGTLEFSDVTVDETTGSITLRAVFPNPDHSLLPGMFVRARLDEGTNPNALLVPQQGVTRTPTGQATAMVVGADNKVEVRTLTADQAFGDKWLVSAGLKDGDRVIVTGLQRVKPGITVTPQEVSDDSAKAGTESQAKSEQPKS; this comes from the coding sequence ATGAACAAAAACAGAGGGTTAACGCCTCTGGCGGCCGTCCTGATGCTCTCAGGCAGCTTAGTGCTAACGGGATGTGATAACAAAGAATCGCAGCAGGCCGGACAGCAGCAAGCACCTGAAGTGGGTATCAAGACGTTGAAAAGCGCCCCGCTTAAAATTACTACCGACCTGCCAGGTCGTACCTCATCGTTCCGTATTGCAGAAGTTCGCCCACAGGTATCAGGCATTATTCTGAAACGTAACTTTGTAGAGGGTAGCGATATCAAGGCTGGTGAGTCTTTATATCAAATTGATCCAGCCACTTATCAAGCCGCTTATAACAGCGCTAAAGGGGATCTGGCACAGGCACAAGCCAACGCACAGATCGCCGCATTAACGGTTAAACGCTATAAACCACTGCTGGGCACCAAGTACATCAGCCAGCAGGATTACGACACGGCAATGGCAACGCAAAGCCAGACTGCCGCTGCCGTTCAGGCTGCACAGGCCACGGTTGAAACAGCACGCATTAACCTCGCATATACCCGCGTGACCTCGCCTATCAGCGGTCGCATTGGTAAATCGTCGGTTACCGAAGGCGCGTTAGTCGCCAATGCGCAAACCACTGCGCTGGCAACGGTACAACAGCTTGACCCTATCTATGTTGATGTCACTCAGTCCAGTGAAGACTTCATGCGTCTTCGCGACGAACTGAATTCTGGCAAGTTACAGCAGACCAACGGTAAGGCTGAAGTAAAACTACTGACACAAAACGGTAGCGAATATGCACAGAGCGGAACATTGGAATTCTCTGATGTTACTGTGGATGAAACTACCGGTTCCATCACACTGCGTGCCGTGTTCCCTAACCCGGATCACAGCCTGCTGCCAGGCATGTTCGTGCGTGCCCGTCTGGATGAAGGTACCAACCCGAATGCGCTGTTAGTGCCTCAGCAGGGTGTGACCCGTACACCAACCGGCCAGGCGACTGCCATGGTGGTGGGTGCGGATAACAAGGTCGAAGTACGTACCCTTACAGCCGATCAGGCATTTGGGGACAAGTGGCTGGTGTCTGCGGGTCTGAAAGATGGCGATCGTGTAATTGTGACTGGCCTGCAACGCGTGAAACCTGGTATCACGGTAACACCTCAGGAAGTCAGTGATGACAGCGCCAAAGCAGGGACTGAGTCTCAGGCAAAGTCTGAACAACCGAAGTCTTAA
- the ykgO gene encoding type B 50S ribosomal protein L36 yields the protein MQVLSSLASAKKRHKDCKVVRRHGRVFVICKSNPRFKAVQGRGGKKH from the coding sequence ATGCAAGTTTTGAGTTCACTGGCTTCTGCCAAAAAACGTCACAAGGATTGCAAAGTTGTTCGCCGTCATGGCCGGGTATTTGTTATTTGTAAGAGCAATCCGCGCTTTAAAGCGGTACAGGGGCGGGGCGGAAAAAAACACTGA